TGCGCCGGGAACTCGGGATTCCCGCGGAGGCCGTGGTCGTGGGCGCCGTCGGCAGGCTGGCGTCGCAGAAACGGTTCGACCGCCTGCTGCGCGCGCTGGCCGCCATCCCCCAGCCGGTCCACTGCGTAATTGCCGGAGAGGGGCCGCAGCGGGAGCGGCTGGAAGCGCTGGCGCGTGAGCTTGGGATGGCCGATCGGCTGCACCTGCTCGGCTTTCGCGCCGACGTGGGCGACGTGCTCGATGCGCTGGACCTGTTCGTCGTCTCGTCCGACCGCGAGGGGCTGGCGAACGCCATGCTCGAGGCGATGGCGTTCGGCCTTCCCGTCGTCAGCACCGACGTCAGCGGCGCGCGCGAGGCGCTGGAGCCGGACGCGGGCGAGCCACGCCCCGGCATCGTCGTGCCCGTGGACGAGGGGGCGCTGCGCGATGCTCTCGCCGAGCTGGTGCGGGACGGAGATGCCCGGCGCGCCATGGGCGTTGCGGCGCGGGAGCGCGCCGAGCGGCTGTTCGGGTGGGAGCGGTTCCTGGACGATTGGGAGCGGCTGCTGGCCAGCGGTGGCGGATGAGGGTTGCCATTCACGTGGACGGCCCCGTCATCCGCGGCAACGAGCGGCAGGTGATCGCCATCGCCGCCGGGCTGCGCGACCGTGGCCACCACGTCGCCGTCTCCTGCCGCAAGGGCGGACCGGTGATGGCGGAGCTGCAGGCGCTCGGCATTGCGGCCACAGGCATTCGCCCCGGCGGCGACACCGACCCGGTGAATGCGCTGCGGTTTGCCGCGTGGCTGCGCCGGGGGCGCTTCGACGCCGTCCTGCTCACCTCGTGGAAGCGCGCCTTCATCTCCGGCTGGGCCGCGCGCGTGGCCCGGGTGCCGCGGGTGGTGTTCCGCATCGGCGGCATCCAGCCTATCGGCGAGAAGCG
This Longimicrobium sp. DNA region includes the following protein-coding sequences:
- a CDS encoding glycosyltransferase; this encodes MYVIAHNASAVLGGGEIWTALLLAGLRDRGHRVLMLCRNEEMAARAGAYGIPTGVQPIGGDVMLPDALRFAATLRRERPDAVLLTTFKKLLLAGAATRIAGVPFVVQRIGLEGDTPARSARYRFALRRFVHRVALNAHGMRPGFLAGDPRLDPSRVIALLDGVRAPVRQAPAGTVRRELGIPAEAVVVGAVGRLASQKRFDRLLRALAAIPQPVHCVIAGEGPQRERLEALARELGMADRLHLLGFRADVGDVLDALDLFVVSSDREGLANAMLEAMAFGLPVVSTDVSGAREALEPDAGEPRPGIVVPVDEGALRDALAELVRDGDARRAMGVAARERAERLFGWERFLDDWERLLASGGG